The Oryza glaberrima chromosome 9, OglaRS2, whole genome shotgun sequence genome includes a window with the following:
- the LOC127783594 gene encoding nucleotide pyrophosphatase/phosphodiesterase-like has product MAMPLGGILLLFLVLLAAAAAGGGGGVWAFSSSSSSSSYSRIGEQPLSLIGIHRATVGIDAAASVQASPRLLGVKGEDTAWVTVDFAAPHASDGDWIGVFSPSNFNASTCPGPSGSDSGPVICSAPIKYQLANYSSDYGKTGKGTLKFQLINQRQDFSFALFTGGLSNPKLIAVSNKIAFANPKAPVYPRLAQGKSWNEMTVTWTSGYDIKEAYPFVEWGMKWSPPTRTAAGTITFDRESLCGEPARTVGWRDPGFIHTAFLTDLWPNKEYYYKIGHMLPDGKIVWGKFYSFKAPPFPGQKSLQRVVIFGDMGKAERDGSNEYSNYQPGSLNTTDTLIKDLDNIDIVFHIGDITYANGYISQWDQFTQQVEPITARVPYMIASGNHERDWPNSGSFFNGTDSGGECGVLAETMYYTPTENRANYWYKTDYGMFRFCVADSEHDWREGTEQYAFIESCLATVDRKKQPWLVFIAHRVLGYSSGFFYGAGGAFAEPTARQSLQRLWQRHRVDLAFYGHVHNYERTCPVYDGRCASPERSRYSGAVGGTIHAVVGGGGSHLSNFTAEAPPWSVYREMDYGFVKLTAFNYTSLLYEYRRSSDGEVHDSFTVHREYRDVLACVADSCPPTIPPAT; this is encoded by the exons ATGGCGATGCCGCTGGGTGGgattctcctcctcttcctcgtgctcctcgccgccgccgcggcgggcggcggcggcggcgtgtgggcgttctcctcgtcgtcgtcgtcgtcgtcgtattCCAGGATCGGCGAGCAGCCGCTGTCGCTGATCGGCATCCACCGCGCGACGGTCGGCATCGACGCCGCGGCTTCCGTGCAAGCGTCGCCTCGGCTTCTCGGTGTCAAG GGGGAAGATACTGCCTGGGTAACTGTTGATTTCGCAGCTCCGCATGCGAGTGACGGCGATTGGATCGGAGTATTCTCTCCTTCGAATTTCAA CGCGTCCACATGCCCCGGTCCTTCTGGATCAGACTCAGGACCTGTTATATGCTCTGCACCAATAAAG TATCAGCTTGCAAATTATTCTTCAGATTATGGCAAGACAGGAAAAGGCACTCTCAAGTTTCAGTTGATCAATCAGAGGCAGGACTTCTCCTTTGCACTGTTCACTGGTGGTCTCTCAAAT CCAAAGCTTATCGCAGTATCAAATAAGATCGCCTTCGCAAACCCGAAAGCTCCGGTTTACCCTCGTCTAGCTCAAGGCAAATCCTGGAATGAG ATGACTGTCACATGGACTAGTGGTTATGACATCAAAGAGGCATATCCCTTTGTTGAATGGGGCATGAAATGGAGCCCTCCTACGCGCACAGCAGCTGGCACCATCACTTTTGATCGCGAAAGCTTATGCG GAGAACCTGCCCGTACTGTTGGTTGGAGAGATCCAGGTTTCATACACACAGCATTCCTGACTGATTTATGGCcaaataaaga ATACTATTACAAGATTGGACATATGCTACCTGATGGAAAAATTGTATGGGGCAAATTTTACTCCTTCAAAGCACCTCCTTTTCCTGGGCAAAAGTCACTGCAGAGGGTTGTCATTTTTGGTGATATGGGAAAG GCCGAGAGGGATGGAAGCAACGAGTACAGCAACTACCAGCCTGGATCACTGAACACAACCGACACACTGATCAAGGACCTTGACAACATCGACATTGTATTTCACATCGGTGACATTACCTATGCCAACGGGTACATTTCCCAGTGGGATCAGTTCACTCAGCAAGTCGAGCCGATCACTGCTCGAGTCCCCTACATGATTGCAAG TGGAAACCATGAACGGGATTGGCCAAACAGTGGATCTTTCTTCAATGGGACAGATTCTGGAGGGGAGTGTGGGGTGCTTGCTGAGACCATGTACTACACACCCACAGAGAACAGGGCAAACTACTG GTACAAGACGGACTACGGGATGTTCAGATTCTGCGTGGCGGACAGCGAGCACGACTGGCGGGAAGGCACGGAGCAGTACGCGTTCATCGAGAGCTGCCTCGCCACGGTGGACCGGAAGAAGCAGCCATGGCTGGTGTTCATCGCGCACCGCGTCCTCGGCTACTCCTCGGGCTTCTtctacggcgccggcggcgccttcGCGGAGCCGACGGCAAGGCAGAGCCTCCAGAGGCTATGGCAGCGGCACCGCGTCGACCTCGCCTTCTACGGCCACGTCCACAACTACGAGCGGACGTGCCCGGTCTACGACGGGCGGTGCGCGTCGCCGGAGAGGTCGCGCTACTCCGGCGCGGTGGGCGGCACCATCCacgcggtggtcggcggcggcggcagccaccTGAGCAACTTCACCGCCGAGGCGCCGCCGTGGAGCGTGTACAGGGAGATGGACTACGGCTTCGTCAAGCTCACGGCGTTCAACTACACGTCGCTGCTCTACGAGTACAGGCGGTccagcgacggcgaggtgcaCGACAGCTTCACCGTCCACCGGGAGTACCGCGACGTGCTCGCCTGCGTCGCCGACAGCTGCCCGCCGACCATCCCACCGGCGACGTGA
- the LOC127785047 gene encoding uncharacterized protein LOC127785047 has protein sequence MGKTLDPKRLMSARQERHRRRRRRQLRPRNSEGAKRTRYSVPSLPEEIWCHIHSLMSFKDAARAACVSRAFHHSWRCHPNLICCIGILGSDFINKFDRIMKNHSGIGIKSVKFQYNSFYNTRRSTSISHHFDSWHQIAITPWIEELTISLSLSSFNMEYSFPCSLLADGRASSMRHLYLGNCGFHPTINLDLRNLTRLHLINVHITGDELGCLLSNSHCLEQLELMYCNGIICLKIPSLLQCLSHLEVFDCRILQVVENKAPNLCSFDFGGRQAQLLLGESLRMKRLSLHYPDAMYYAHAKLPSNAPNLETLTLECSTDKMVDTPILPSKFLHLKCLTIDHTIISSSPAYNYLYLVYFLDACPSLETFLLGISQTHMEHDSIIGDSSHMRQMPGHRHDNLRSVEITGFYSAKSLIELTCYILDNTVALKYLTLDTTRGFFSCSTGEHDRCFPMDKIMITEANRAVLAIQTYIERKVPSTVKLNVVKPCSRCHAVESYL, from the exons ATGGGGAAGACGCTGGATCCGAAGCGTCTCATGTCTGCGCGACAGGAGCGgcatcgccgtcggcggcgacggcaactcCGACCCCGCA ATTCTGAAGGCGCCAAAAGAACAAGATATTCAGTGCCTAGCCTTCCAGAG GAAATCTGGTGCCATATACACTCCCTAATGTCATTCAAAGATGCTGCTCGTGCAGCATGCGTGTCTCGTGCTTTTCATCATTCCTGGCGATGCCATCCCAATCTTATATGTTGTATTGGAATACTGGGCTCGGATTTCATCAACAAATTTGACCGCATTATGAAAAATCACTCAGGAATTGGCATCAAGTCGGTAAAGTTTCAATATAATAGTTTTTACAATACTAGAAGGAGCACTAGCATCAGCCATCATTTCGATAGTTGGCATCAGATTGCTATTACACCGTGGATCGAAGAACTCACCATTAGCCTATCTCTATCTTCATTCAATATGGAGTACAGCTTCCCATGCTCACTTCTAGCTGATGGGAGAGCAAGCTCAATGCGGCATCTTTATCTTGGCAATTGTGGCTTCCATCCCACAATCAACCTTGACTTGAGAAACCTGACAAGGCTGCATCTGATTAATGTACATATTACAGGAGATGAGTTAGGGTGCCTTCTCTCAAATTCTCATTGTTTGGAGCAGTTAGAACTTATGTATTGCAATGGAATAATTTGTCTGAAGATACCTTCCCTGTTGCAGTGCCTCAGCCACCTAGAAGTGTTTGATTGCAGAATTCTTCAAGTAGTTGAGAATAAGGCTCCAAATCTTTGCAGTTTTGACTTTGGAGGTAGGCAGGCACAACTCTTGCTTGGCGAATCGTTGCGAATGAAGAGACTATCCTTGCACTACCCCGATGCTATGTATTATGCTCATGCAAAGCTTCCATCCAATGCGCCAAATCTTGAAACTCTCACCCTCGAATGCTCGACTGACAAG ATGGTTGATACACCAATATTGCCTAGCAAATTCCTCCATCTCAAGTGCTTGACCATTGATCATACCATTATCTCATCTTCCCCAGCTTATAATTATCTTTACCTGGTTTATTTTCTCGACGCTTGCCCTTCCTTGGAGACTTTCCTTTTGGGT ATATCGCAGACCCACATGGAGCATGACTCGATTATTGGAGATTCCTCACATATGAGGCAAATGCCAGGACACCGTCATGACAACCTCCGGAGTGTGGAGATCACCGGTTTCTACTCTGCAAAGAGCTTGATCGAGCTAACATGTTATATTCTTGACAATACAGTTGCACTCAAGTACCTTACACTGGATACAACTCGTGGTTTTTTCAGCTGTTCTACAGGTGAACACGACAGATGCTTTCCTATGGACAAAATCATGATAACGGAAGCCAACAGGGCAGTCCTGGCTATCCAAACATACATCGAGCGAAAAGTTCCTTCCACGGTCAAGCTAAATGTTGTGAAGCCTTGCAGCCGTTGCCATGCTGTTGAATCATatttgtaa